One Halomonas sp. THAF5a genomic region harbors:
- a CDS encoding RimK family protein — MCPLRIVVDRLEDWRPYFPSEDVITADSFLAEERQPRLADEPDRTTRVINLCSELDDLGTGYYVSLLAQARGQRVLPTVETLNALGRKALVDLQLDGLKALLDDLSRQGALRGDRLTLRVLFGDCREPGLSRLARKLFERLPCPLLEARLVRRHDAWRLARLKPLRLRELTVDEQDLFATALNRHSRQVWRTPKARRRYRFDLAILVDPEETLPPSNRGALKAFIRAGRRQGIDVSLVTRRDAGRLAEFDGLFIRETTALNHHTYRMARRAEHEGLVVIDAPRDILRCTNKVYLHALLRAKGVPAPEGILLKRGDRRPLAERVAGLGFPLVLKIPDGAFSRGIVKVTSLQELAHESERLFATSALLLLQEWLPTAFDWRIGVLDGQVLFASRYYMARGHWQIYHHAGGRVKSGGFTTHDPAEVPPAVIKAALRATRLIGDGFYGVDIKQVGDRVVVIEVNDNPNVDAGIEDAVLGRALYERIMAVFLARMEARVGQRDGLDG; from the coding sequence CGCCCCTATTTCCCCTCCGAGGATGTGATCACCGCCGATAGCTTCCTCGCCGAGGAGCGGCAGCCCCGACTCGCCGATGAGCCAGACCGCACCACCCGCGTGATCAACCTGTGCAGCGAGCTCGACGACCTGGGCACCGGCTACTACGTCTCGCTGCTGGCTCAGGCACGCGGTCAGCGCGTGCTGCCCACGGTGGAGACGCTCAATGCGCTCGGGCGCAAGGCGCTGGTCGACCTGCAGCTCGATGGCCTGAAGGCCCTGCTCGACGACCTGAGCCGCCAGGGCGCCCTGCGCGGCGACCGGCTGACCCTGCGGGTGCTGTTCGGTGACTGCCGGGAGCCGGGCCTTTCACGCCTGGCGCGCAAGCTCTTCGAGCGCCTGCCCTGCCCGCTGCTCGAGGCGCGGCTGGTGCGTCGCCACGACGCCTGGCGACTGGCACGCCTGAAGCCGCTGCGACTGCGGGAGCTGACCGTCGACGAGCAGGACCTGTTCGCGACGGCGCTCAACCGCCACTCACGGCAAGTATGGCGCACTCCCAAGGCGCGTCGCCGCTACCGCTTCGATCTGGCGATCCTGGTCGATCCCGAGGAGACGCTGCCACCGAGCAACCGCGGGGCGCTGAAGGCCTTCATCCGCGCCGGACGCCGACAGGGCATCGACGTCTCGCTGGTCACCCGCCGCGACGCCGGGCGCCTTGCCGAGTTCGACGGCCTGTTCATTCGCGAGACCACCGCGCTGAATCACCATACCTATCGCATGGCCCGGCGCGCGGAGCACGAGGGGCTGGTGGTGATCGATGCTCCCCGCGACATCCTGCGTTGCACCAACAAGGTCTACCTGCACGCCCTGCTGCGGGCCAAGGGCGTGCCGGCCCCAGAGGGCATCCTGCTCAAGCGCGGCGATCGTCGACCGCTGGCCGAACGGGTCGCGGGCCTGGGCTTCCCGCTGGTCCTGAAGATTCCCGACGGCGCCTTCTCCCGCGGTATCGTCAAGGTGACCTCGCTGCAGGAGCTCGCGCACGAGTCCGAGCGACTCTTCGCCACCTCCGCCCTGCTGCTGCTCCAGGAGTGGCTGCCCACCGCGTTCGACTGGCGCATCGGCGTGCTCGACGGCCAGGTGCTGTTCGCGAGCCGCTACTACATGGCCCGAGGCCACTGGCAGATCTACCACCACGCCGGCGGGCGAGTGAAGAGCGGCGGCTTCACCACCCACGATCCCGCCGAGGTCCCCCCCGCCGTGATCAAGGCGGCGCTGCGCGCCACCCGGCTGATCGGCGACGGCTTCTATGGGGTCGACATCAAGCAGGTCGGCGACCGGGTCGTGGTGATCGAGGTCAACGACAATCCCAACGTGGATGCCGGCATCGAGGATGCCGTGCTCGGCCGAGCGCTCTATGAGCGGATCATGGCCGTCTTCCTGGCGCGCATGGAGGCCCGTGTCGGCCAGCGCGACGGCCTCGACGGCTGA
- a CDS encoding UDP-glucose/GDP-mannose dehydrogenase family protein, translating into MKITIFGSGYVGLVTGACLADVGHDVMCVDVDEDKVARLNAGEVPIYEPGLESLIRQNRAAGRLHFTTDAERAVAFGLLQFIAVGTPSDEDGSADLRHVLKVAETIATHMTEYRIVVDKSTVPVGTASRVARTIAAELERRGVAHDFDVCSNPEFLKEGAAIEDFSRGSRIVVGTESERVRRAMRECYGPYNRQKDKLMFMGVRSAELTKYAANAMLATKISFINEIANLSERLGADIEEVRHGIGSDPRIGYSFIYPGCGYGGSCFPKDVKALARTAEQVGHPAEMVAAVESVNARQKSRLFEMLCQAFNGELAGKTIALWGLAFKPNTDDMREAPSRALMEALWAAGARVQAYDPEAREECRRLYGERDDLVLAGQRDQALEGADALVICTEWKAFRTVDFDHLREALASPVLVDGRNLFPPETVKAAGLSYYAIGRGDSVRPVLA; encoded by the coding sequence ATGAAAATCACCATCTTCGGATCCGGTTACGTGGGCCTGGTCACCGGGGCCTGCCTGGCCGATGTCGGCCACGACGTGATGTGCGTCGACGTGGACGAGGACAAGGTCGCCCGGCTCAACGCCGGCGAGGTGCCGATCTACGAGCCCGGGCTCGAGAGCCTGATCCGCCAGAACCGCGCGGCCGGCCGGCTGCACTTCACCACCGATGCCGAGCGGGCCGTGGCCTTCGGGCTGCTGCAGTTCATCGCGGTGGGCACGCCGTCGGACGAGGACGGCAGCGCCGACCTGCGCCACGTGCTGAAGGTCGCCGAGACCATCGCCACCCACATGACCGAGTACCGCATCGTCGTCGACAAGTCGACGGTGCCGGTTGGCACCGCCAGCCGGGTGGCGCGGACCATTGCCGCCGAACTCGAGCGGCGCGGCGTCGCGCATGACTTCGATGTCTGCTCCAACCCGGAATTCCTCAAGGAGGGCGCGGCCATCGAGGACTTCTCCCGCGGCTCGCGCATCGTGGTGGGCACCGAGTCGGAGCGGGTCCGGCGCGCCATGCGCGAGTGCTACGGCCCCTACAACCGCCAGAAGGACAAGCTGATGTTCATGGGCGTGCGCAGCGCCGAGCTGACCAAGTACGCCGCCAACGCCATGCTCGCCACCAAGATCAGCTTCATCAACGAGATCGCCAACCTCTCGGAGCGCCTGGGCGCCGACATCGAGGAGGTGCGCCACGGCATCGGCAGCGACCCGCGCATCGGCTACAGCTTCATCTACCCGGGCTGCGGCTACGGCGGCTCCTGCTTCCCCAAGGACGTGAAGGCGCTGGCGCGCACCGCCGAACAGGTCGGCCACCCCGCCGAGATGGTGGCCGCCGTCGAGAGCGTCAACGCCCGCCAGAAGTCGCGGCTGTTCGAGATGCTCTGCCAGGCCTTCAACGGCGAGCTCGCCGGCAAGACCATCGCGCTGTGGGGGCTGGCCTTCAAGCCCAACACCGATGACATGCGCGAGGCCCCCAGCCGCGCGCTGATGGAGGCCCTGTGGGCCGCCGGTGCACGGGTCCAGGCCTACGACCCGGAAGCCCGCGAGGAGTGCCGCCGACTCTATGGCGAGCGCGACGACCTGGTGCTGGCCGGCCAGCGCGACCAGGCCCTGGAGGGCGCCGATGCGCTGGTGATCTGCACCGAGTGGAAGGCCTTTCGCACCGTGGACTTCGATCACCTGCGCGAAGCGCTCGCCTCGCCGGTGCTGGTCGACGGCCGCAACCTCTTCCCCCCCGAGACGGTGAAGGCGGCGGGGCTGTCCTACTACGCCATCGGCCGGGGTGACTCCGTGCGTCCCGTCCTCGCCTGA
- the cobO gene encoding cob(I)yrinic acid a,c-diamide adenosyltransferase — MNDRDTRHQQAMQKLKTRVDEKVAEATEQRGLLLVFTGNGKGKTTAAWGTVTRALGYGYRVGVVQFIKGLWECGERERLAEDPNLEVAVMATGFTWDTQDREADTRACREVWAEAERMLTDPDLYLVVLDEITYMLKFGYLDIATVKAALAKRPADQTVIVTGRNAHRELVALADTVTEMNEVRHAFNNGLQARRGIDY, encoded by the coding sequence ATGAACGATCGCGATACCCGCCATCAGCAGGCGATGCAGAAACTCAAGACCCGGGTCGACGAGAAGGTCGCCGAGGCGACCGAGCAGCGCGGGCTGCTGCTGGTCTTCACCGGCAACGGCAAGGGCAAGACCACCGCCGCCTGGGGCACCGTGACCCGGGCGCTGGGCTACGGCTACCGGGTCGGGGTGGTGCAGTTCATCAAGGGGCTCTGGGAGTGCGGCGAGCGAGAGCGGCTGGCCGAGGACCCGAACCTCGAGGTCGCCGTCATGGCCACCGGCTTCACCTGGGACACCCAGGACCGCGAGGCCGATACCCGCGCCTGCCGGGAGGTGTGGGCCGAGGCCGAGCGGATGCTCACCGACCCCGACCTCTATCTGGTGGTGCTCGACGAGATCACCTACATGCTCAAGTTCGGCTACCTGGACATCGCCACCGTGAAGGCGGCGCTGGCGAAGCGCCCCGCCGACCAGACGGTGATCGTCACCGGGCGCAATGCCCACCGCGAGCTCGTCGCCCTGGCCGACACCGTCACCGAGATGAACGAGGTGCGCCACGCCTTCAACAACGGCCTCCAGGCGCGTCGAGGCATCGACTACTAA